One Phaseolus vulgaris cultivar G19833 chromosome 11, P. vulgaris v2.0, whole genome shotgun sequence genomic window carries:
- the LOC137829925 gene encoding early nodulin-like protein 9, translated as MSTIPLTFLLAFKNLCDLPMATFMLRSKKAVHAFAWLCLLLMVQKGASYDFVVGGQKGWSVPNDPSFNPFNQWAEKSRFQIGDSLVFNYQSGQDSVLNVKSEDYASCNTDSPYAKFSDGHTVFKLNQSGPHFFISGSKDNCLKNEKLTVIVLAERSKNTNQTTNASPPSPQSSSSSPSPTGQEGQSPTSDTNQTPSPVSEPPPPSAAASAFVSLAASAGAFMASVLVLSF; from the exons ATGTCAACCATCCCTCTAACATTTCTTCTAGCTTTCAAAAATCTTTGTGATCTTCCCATGGCCACATTCATGTTAAGGTCTAAGAAAGCAGTGCATGCCTTTGCCTGGCTTTGTCTTCTGCTGATGGTGCAGAAAGGTGCTTCCTATGATTTCGTAGTTGGTGGCCAAAAGGGTTGGAGTGTTCCAAATGATCCTAGTTTCAATCCTTTCAATCAATGGGCAGAAAAAAGCCGTTTTCAAATTGGAGACTCCCTTG TGTTCAACTACCAATCTGGCCAAGACTCAGTGCTCAATGTAAAGAGTGAAGACTATGCGAGCTGCAACACCGATTCACCTTATGCAAAATTCTCTGATGGCCACACAGTCTTCAAGCTAAACCAATCAGGGCCTCACTTCTTCATAAGTGGAAGCAAAGACAACTGCCTCAAAAATGAGAAGTTAACAGTGATTGTGCTAGCTGAAAGGAGCAAAAACACCAACCAAACCACCAATGCTTCTCCACCCTCACCAcaatcatcatcttcttcaccATCACCTACTGGCCAAGAGGGTCAATCTCCAACCTCAGACACAAACCAAACACCAAGCCCTGTCAGTGAACCTCCCCCTCCCAGTGCTGCTGCTTCAGCCTTTGTCTCCCTTGCTGCCTCTGCTGGAGCATTCATGGCTTCAGTgctggttttatctttctaa
- the LOC137818482 gene encoding protein disulfide-isomerase 5-4-like: MISATKLKSVDFYRKIPRDLTEASLSGAGLSIVAALSMMFLFGMELSNYLTVSTSTSVIVDKSSDHDYLRIDFNISFPALSCEFASVDVSDVLGTNRLNITKTVRKFSIDSHLRPTGAEFHSGAVSNAVKHDDEVDGESVEGSFSFTTHNFDKYAHQFPITVVNFYAPWCSWCQRLKPSWEKTAKIMKERYDPEMDGRIIMGKVDCTLEGDLCRRNHIQGYPSIRIFRKGSDLRSEHGHHEHESYYGDRDTESLVEFMENLVTSLPTASQKPALEDKSNATDNAKRPGPSAGGCRIEGYVRVKKVPGNLIISARSDAHSFDASQMNMSHVVNNLSFGKKVTPRAMSDVKLLIPYLGSSHDRLSGRSFSNTRDFGANVTIEHYIQIVKTEVVNRKGYKLIEEYEYTAHSSVAHSVDIPVAKFHIELSPMQVLITENQRSFSHFITNVCAIIGGIFTVAGILDSILHNTIRMMKKVELGKNF; this comes from the exons ATGATTTCTGCAACTAAGCTCAAATCCGTTGATTTTTACAG AAAAATCCCGAGAGATTTGACTGAGGCGTCGTTATCGGGAGCGGGATTATCCATAGTGGCAGCTCTCTCCATGATGTTTCTGTTTGGAATG GAACTAAGTAATTATTTGACTGTTAGCACCTCCACATCTGTGATTGTTGACAAGAGTTCTGATCATGACTATTTACGTATCGATTTCAATATCAG TTTTCCTGCACTCTCATGTGAGTTTGCATCGGTTGATGTGAGTGATGTGCTGGGAACA AACAGGCTCAATATAACAAAAACAGTTCGGAAGTTTTCTATTGATTCACATTTAAGACCCACTGGCGCTGAGTTTCATTCAGGTGCAGTATCAAATGCTGTAAAGCATGATGATGAAGTAGACGGAGAATCTGTTGAAGGTTCATTTTCATTCACAACAcataattttgataaatatGCTCATCA GTTTCCAATTACAGTTGTAAATTTTTATGCACCTTGGTGTTCCTGGTGTCAACGTTTG AAACCTTCATGGGAGAAAACAGCTAAAATTATGAAAGAGAG aTATGACCCAGAAATGGATGGGCGCATTATTATGGGAAAGGTGGATTGCACTCTAGAAGGAGATTTATGCAGGAG GAATCACATACAAGGGTATCCATCCATTCGAATCTTCCGTAAAGGAAGTGATCTCAG AAGTGAACATGGGCATCATGAACACGAGTCCTATTATGGAGATCGTGATACAGAAAGCCTTGTCGAG TTTATGGAGAATTTAGTTACATCTCTCCCAACAGCATCTCAAAAGCCAGCTCTGGAAGATAAATCTAATGCTACAGATAATGCAAAAAGGCCAGGACCATCAGCGGGTGGATGTAGAATAGAGGGATATGTGCGAGTGAAAAAG GTTCCAGGAAATTTGATCATCTCAGCTAGATCTGACGCCCATTCCTTTGATGCTTCTCAAATGAACATGTCACATGTCGTAAACAACTTGTCTTTTGGAAAGAAAGTGACGCCTAGGGCCATGAGTGATGTGAAGCTCTTGATACCATACTTAGGTAGCAGCCATGATAGGCTCAGTGGCCGGTCATTCTCCAATACTCGTGATTTCGGAGCAAATGTTACT ATAGAGCATTATATTCAGATAGTTAAAACAGAGGTAGTGAATAGAAAAGGTTATAAATTAATTGAGGAGTACGAGTACACTGCGCACAGCAGTGTGGCACACAGTGTTGACATTCCTGTTGCGAAGTTTCATATCGAGCTCTCCCCAATGCAG GTCTTAATAACAGAAAACCAGAGGTCTTTTTCACATTTTATTACAAATGTTTGTGCCATTATTGGAGGCATTTTCACG GTAGCTGGAATTTTGGACTCGATTCTGCACAACACTATCAGAATGATGAAAAAAGTTGAGCTTGGGAAAAATTTTTGA